From the genome of Mycobacterium dioxanotrophicus, one region includes:
- a CDS encoding cyclodehydratase, producing the protein MTTRYVLAPGRPVLLRPDGAVQVGWDPRRAVLVRPPGSITQAQLADLLHTLQGGASRDELTTAAKEFDAAEAVDELIAALTDAGVVTVATPYPSRTPSVRIHGRGPLSELLTSALRCSGALVRHTSRPHASAVPDPTDLVVLADYQVTEPRVLRELHEAAVAHLPVRLRDGAGLVGPLVIPGLTSCLQCADLHRSDRDAAWPALAAQLRGTVGTAGRATILATAALALRQIDLVIQAVREAGDPRRAPEPPPTLDTTLELDADGYSISARRWSRHPECPC; encoded by the coding sequence ATGACGACGCGGTACGTGTTGGCACCCGGCCGCCCCGTGCTGCTGAGGCCCGACGGAGCCGTTCAGGTGGGCTGGGATCCCCGCCGAGCGGTCCTCGTCCGCCCACCGGGATCGATCACCCAGGCGCAGCTCGCCGACCTGCTGCACACCCTGCAGGGCGGCGCGTCCCGAGACGAACTCACTACGGCGGCAAAAGAATTCGATGCCGCCGAGGCCGTCGACGAGCTGATCGCCGCGCTCACCGACGCGGGCGTCGTCACCGTCGCGACGCCCTATCCGTCGCGGACCCCGTCGGTGCGCATCCACGGACGCGGACCGCTCTCGGAACTGCTCACCAGCGCGTTGCGCTGCTCGGGGGCGCTGGTGCGGCACACCAGCCGCCCGCATGCGTCGGCGGTACCCGATCCCACCGACCTCGTCGTGCTCGCCGACTACCAGGTCACCGAACCGCGGGTGTTGCGCGAGCTGCACGAAGCCGCGGTGGCGCATCTGCCGGTACGGCTGCGCGACGGCGCCGGACTGGTCGGCCCGCTCGTCATCCCCGGCCTGACCAGCTGTCTGCAGTGCGCCGACCTGCACCGCAGCGACCGGGACGCAGCCTGGCCCGCGCTGGCCGCGCAGTTGCGCGGTACCGTCGGCACCGCCGGGCGGGCAACCATCCTGGCCACCGCGGCGCTGGCGCTACGTCAGATCGATCTGGTGATCCAGGCCGTGCGGGAGGCCGGTGACCCGCGCCGTGCGCCGGAGCCGCCACCGACGCTGGACACCACGCTCGAACTCGACGCCGACGGCTACTCGATCAGCGCCCGGCGCTGGTCACGCCACCCCGAGTGCCCATGTTGA
- a CDS encoding macrolide-binding ATPase MABP-1 — MDDGLVSDIKRGSVARNAKLAGLAGGMAGRAALGFGKRLTGKSKDEVTAELMDKAAQQLFTVLGELKGGAMKVGQALSVMEAAIPEQYGKPYREALTKLQKDAPPLPAAKVHRVLDGQLGTKWRDRFASFDDTPVASASIGQVHKGIWSDGREVAVKIQYPGADEALRADLKTIQRLVSVFKQLAPGADIQGIVDELTERTEMELDYRLEAENQRAFAKAYRNDPHFAVPAVVASAPKVVIAEWMDGIPMSVIIREGTPEQRDLMGTRLSELTFDAPARLEMMHGDAHPGNFMLLPDGRMGVIDFGAVAPMPGGFPPSLGRTIRLARDQNYDQLLPAMEEAGFIQKGQQVSVQEVDDMLRQYVEPIEVDVFHYTRRWIQRMAAGQMDNSVAQIKMARQLDLPANLAIPLRVIASTIAICCQLDAHVPVKSIATALVPGFAEEAA; from the coding sequence ATGGATGATGGACTCGTGTCTGACATCAAACGGGGAAGCGTCGCGCGCAACGCCAAGCTCGCTGGCTTGGCGGGCGGCATGGCCGGCCGCGCGGCACTCGGCTTCGGCAAACGCCTGACCGGCAAGTCCAAGGACGAGGTCACCGCCGAGTTGATGGACAAGGCCGCACAGCAATTGTTCACCGTGCTGGGCGAGCTCAAGGGCGGCGCGATGAAGGTCGGGCAGGCGCTTTCGGTGATGGAGGCCGCCATCCCCGAGCAGTACGGCAAACCGTATCGCGAGGCGTTGACCAAACTGCAGAAGGACGCTCCCCCGCTGCCTGCGGCCAAGGTGCACCGGGTGCTCGACGGCCAGCTGGGCACCAAGTGGCGGGACCGGTTCGCCTCGTTCGACGACACCCCGGTCGCCTCGGCGAGCATCGGTCAGGTGCACAAGGGCATCTGGTCCGACGGCCGCGAGGTGGCCGTGAAGATCCAGTACCCGGGCGCCGACGAAGCACTGCGCGCCGATCTGAAGACCATCCAGCGGCTCGTGAGTGTCTTCAAACAGCTCGCCCCCGGCGCCGACATCCAGGGCATCGTCGACGAGCTGACCGAACGCACCGAGATGGAACTGGACTACCGGCTGGAAGCCGAGAACCAGCGGGCGTTCGCCAAGGCGTACCGCAACGATCCACACTTCGCGGTGCCCGCCGTGGTGGCCAGCGCCCCCAAAGTCGTTATCGCCGAATGGATGGACGGCATCCCGATGTCGGTGATCATCCGTGAGGGCACCCCCGAACAACGCGACCTCATGGGCACCCGGCTCAGTGAACTCACCTTCGACGCGCCCGCGCGGCTGGAGATGATGCACGGCGACGCGCACCCCGGCAACTTCATGCTGCTGCCCGACGGCCGCATGGGGGTCATCGACTTCGGTGCTGTCGCACCGATGCCCGGTGGTTTCCCGCCCTCGCTGGGCCGCACCATCCGGCTGGCCCGTGACCAGAACTACGATCAGCTGCTGCCCGCCATGGAGGAAGCCGGCTTCATCCAGAAGGGCCAACAGGTTTCGGTGCAGGAAGTCGACGACATGTTGCGCCAGTACGTCGAACCCATCGAGGTCGACGTGTTCCACTACACCCGTCGCTGGATTCAGCGGATGGCCGCGGGGCAGATGGACAACTCGGTCGCCCAGATCAAGATGGCCCGCCAACTCGATCTGCCGGCCAACCTCGCCATCCCGCTGCGGGTGATCGCCTCGACCATCGCCATCTGCTGTCAGCTCGATGCCCACGTGCCGGTGAAATCGATTGCCACGGCACTGGTTCCAGGATTCGCCGAAGAAGCCGCCTGA
- a CDS encoding WhiB family transcriptional regulator, with translation MHMSIAMNAPGMSFTPVTCEKRLPAVPCHIEDPDLWFAESPVDLERAKALCADCPIRNECLAAALERQEPWGVWGGEILDRGSIVARKRPRGRPRKDAGSNPAAA, from the coding sequence ATGCACATGTCCATTGCGATGAACGCTCCGGGGATGAGCTTCACGCCGGTGACATGCGAGAAGCGACTGCCGGCGGTGCCGTGCCACATCGAGGACCCCGATCTGTGGTTCGCCGAGAGCCCCGTCGACCTCGAGCGCGCCAAGGCGCTGTGCGCGGATTGCCCGATCCGCAACGAGTGCCTGGCCGCGGCCCTGGAGCGGCAGGAGCCGTGGGGTGTGTGGGGCGGCGAAATCCTCGACCGCGGCAGCATCGTGGCCCGTAAGCGGCCGCGTGGCCGTCCGCGTAAGGACGCCGGGAGCAATCCGGCCGCGGCGTGA
- a CDS encoding ATP-dependent DNA helicase UvrD2 gives MSSQAPVAALDDLDDEQREAVLAARGPVCVLAGAGTGKTRTITRRIAHLVAAGHVAASQVLAVTFTARAAGEMRGRLRALGNESGVPTGAVQAVTFHAAARRQLQYFWPRLVGTTGWELLDSKFSVVAQAASRSGMQTSTDDVRDLAGEIEWAKASLITPEAYPAAVAQVGRDIPFDAAKVAAVYAGYESLKARRDDTTLLDFDDLLLHTAAAIENDAAVAQEFRDRYRCFVVDEYQDVTPLQQRVLDAWLGDRDDLTVVGDANQTIYSFTGATPRYLLDFSRRFPDAAVVRLERDYRSTPQVVSLANRVIAAARGRMAGSKLHLVGQRDPGPAPTFSEHPDEVAEAAAVARSIKKLIESGTAPAEIAVLYRINAQSEVYEEALTEAGIAFQVRGGEGFFSRQEIRQALVALQRSAERGAETDDLAAAVRELLEPLGLTAEPPAGTRARERWEALGALAELVDEEVALRPDLDLRALVTELRQRADARHPPVVQGVTLASLHAAKGLEWDAVFLVGLADGTLPISHALTHGPDSEPVEEERRLLYVGVTRARVHLALSWALARTPGGRQGRRPSRFLTGIAPQLSGAKAAAPDRNRRQRGPTPRCRVCNATLTTSAAIMLRRCETCPANLDEDLLAELKDWRLRISKEMKVPAYVVFTDNTLIAIAETQPTDDAALVAIPGIGARKLEQYGADVVALVKARQKS, from the coding sequence ATGTCGTCGCAGGCCCCCGTCGCAGCCCTGGACGATCTCGACGATGAGCAGCGCGAGGCCGTGCTCGCCGCCCGCGGCCCGGTGTGCGTGCTCGCCGGTGCGGGCACGGGCAAGACCCGCACCATCACCCGCCGGATCGCGCATCTGGTGGCGGCCGGGCATGTCGCGGCCAGCCAGGTGCTCGCGGTGACGTTCACCGCACGGGCCGCGGGGGAGATGCGCGGCCGGTTGCGGGCGCTGGGCAACGAGTCAGGTGTGCCCACGGGCGCGGTGCAGGCGGTGACCTTCCACGCGGCGGCGCGTCGGCAGCTGCAGTACTTCTGGCCCCGTCTGGTGGGTACCACCGGCTGGGAACTGCTCGACAGCAAGTTCTCCGTGGTGGCCCAGGCCGCCAGCCGGTCGGGCATGCAGACCAGCACTGACGACGTGCGCGACCTTGCCGGTGAAATCGAGTGGGCCAAGGCGTCTTTGATCACGCCGGAGGCCTATCCGGCGGCGGTGGCACAGGTCGGTCGGGACATCCCGTTCGACGCGGCGAAGGTGGCCGCGGTCTACGCAGGCTATGAGTCGCTCAAGGCCCGCCGCGACGACACCACGCTGCTGGACTTCGACGATCTGCTGCTGCACACGGCCGCGGCCATCGAGAACGACGCGGCCGTCGCTCAGGAGTTCCGCGACCGCTACCGCTGCTTCGTCGTCGACGAGTACCAGGACGTCACCCCCCTGCAGCAGCGCGTGCTCGACGCCTGGCTCGGCGATCGCGACGATCTCACCGTGGTCGGAGACGCCAACCAGACCATCTACTCGTTCACCGGCGCCACCCCGCGGTACCTGCTCGACTTCTCCCGGCGGTTTCCCGACGCCGCGGTGGTCCGGCTGGAACGCGACTACCGCTCCACCCCGCAGGTGGTGTCGCTGGCCAACCGGGTGATCGCCGCGGCGCGCGGGCGCATGGCGGGCAGCAAGTTGCATCTGGTCGGCCAGCGCGATCCCGGCCCGGCACCGACGTTCTCCGAACACCCCGACGAGGTCGCCGAGGCGGCCGCGGTGGCCCGCTCCATCAAGAAGCTCATCGAATCCGGCACGGCGCCGGCCGAAATCGCGGTGCTGTACCGCATCAACGCCCAGTCCGAGGTCTACGAGGAGGCGCTGACCGAGGCAGGCATCGCGTTCCAGGTGCGCGGCGGGGAAGGCTTCTTCAGCCGTCAGGAGATCCGCCAGGCACTCGTGGCTCTGCAGCGCAGTGCCGAACGCGGCGCGGAGACCGACGATCTGGCCGCAGCGGTGCGCGAGCTGCTCGAGCCGCTGGGGCTGACGGCCGAACCGCCCGCGGGCACCCGGGCCCGTGAGCGCTGGGAAGCGCTCGGTGCGCTGGCCGAACTGGTCGACGAGGAGGTCGCGCTGCGCCCCGACCTCGACCTGCGGGCCCTGGTCACCGAACTGCGCCAACGCGCCGACGCCCGGCACCCACCGGTCGTGCAGGGCGTGACGCTGGCCTCGCTGCACGCGGCCAAGGGACTGGAATGGGATGCGGTGTTCCTGGTCGGCCTGGCGGACGGCACGCTGCCCATCTCGCATGCCCTGACGCACGGCCCTGACAGTGAGCCGGTCGAAGAGGAACGCCGGCTGCTCTACGTCGGGGTGACGCGGGCGCGCGTGCACCTGGCGCTGAGCTGGGCCCTGGCCCGGACGCCGGGCGGGCGGCAGGGGCGACGGCCGTCGCGCTTCCTCACCGGCATCGCGCCTCAGCTCTCGGGTGCCAAGGCTGCCGCACCGGACCGTAACCGCCGTCAACGCGGCCCCACCCCCCGCTGCCGCGTGTGCAACGCGACACTCACCACATCCGCGGCGATCATGCTGCGACGCTGTGAAACCTGTCCGGCCAACCTCGACGAGGACCTGCTGGCCGAGCTCAAAGATTGGCGGCTGCGCATCTCCAAGGAGATGAAGGTGCCGGCCTACGTCGTGTTCACCGACAACACGTTGATCGCCATCGCCGAGACCCAGCCGACCGACGATGCGGCGCTGGTGGCCATTCCCGGCATCGGGGCGCGCAAGCTCGAGCAGTACGGCGCCGATGTGGTGGCATTGGTCAAAGCCCGCCAGAAATCGTAA
- a CDS encoding MaoC/PaaZ C-terminal domain-containing protein produces the protein MPETADTLARHIADWAPEPVESSDPLIPQCATDLAATLDLDATFSAGSALPPLWQWIYFAEWPRTAELGADGHPRDGHFLPPIPNRRRMFAGGRMTISSPLVLGEPAVRRSEIAGTTVKHGRTGELLFVTVRSTYRQGENLRLVEEQDLVYRSDDGTATAFTRATEPLAAQSTPWSAEPTTNPALLFRFSALTANAHRIHYDEAYTTGTEGFPALVVHGPLLAIYMAELLRAQDPQHRVARFDFRLRRPVFLGDRVRVQGEPADDAVNLSVVSGSGVTHATATATYG, from the coding sequence ATGCCCGAGACCGCAGACACCTTGGCGCGCCACATCGCCGACTGGGCTCCCGAACCGGTCGAATCGTCGGATCCGTTGATCCCGCAGTGCGCGACGGACCTGGCCGCAACGCTCGACCTCGACGCGACGTTCTCCGCAGGCTCCGCGCTGCCGCCGCTGTGGCAGTGGATCTACTTCGCCGAATGGCCGCGAACAGCCGAACTCGGAGCCGACGGGCATCCCCGCGACGGCCACTTCCTGCCGCCGATCCCGAACCGCAGACGCATGTTCGCCGGGGGCCGTATGACGATCAGCTCGCCGTTGGTGCTCGGGGAACCTGCCGTGCGTCGCTCCGAGATCGCCGGGACCACCGTCAAGCACGGCAGGACCGGTGAACTGTTGTTCGTCACCGTGCGCAGCACCTACCGCCAGGGTGAGAACCTGAGGCTGGTCGAGGAGCAGGATCTGGTCTACCGCAGTGACGACGGCACTGCCACGGCGTTCACCCGCGCGACCGAACCGCTTGCCGCGCAATCGACTCCGTGGTCGGCAGAACCGACTACCAACCCTGCGTTGCTGTTCCGGTTCAGCGCACTGACGGCCAACGCGCATCGCATCCACTACGACGAGGCGTACACCACCGGCACCGAGGGTTTCCCGGCGCTGGTCGTCCACGGTCCGCTGCTGGCGATCTACATGGCCGAGCTGTTGCGTGCGCAGGATCCCCAGCACCGCGTCGCACGGTTCGATTTCCGGCTGCGGCGCCCGGTGTTCCTGGGTGACCGGGTCCGGGTGCAGGGTGAACCGGCCGACGACGCGGTGAACCTTAGCGTGGTGTCGGGCTCCGGTGTCACCCACGCCACCGCCACGGCGACCTATGGATAG
- a CDS encoding acyl-CoA dehydrogenase family protein, translating to MMSAVFAAHREHHGPTEGLDELWSQLGELGLVRLTGSETSGGSGAGWAEAAELLRAAAWHATSVPVAEHDLLACWLLEAAGLEVGDTRRTAALLDESGTARAVPWAATSERIVVLWPDGPAFRVADIDATSVRLTAGRNGAGEPRDTVVVDTGTLTGTPVPATLVAQWRRRAALIRAIQVCAALDRILALTVTHARERIQFGRPLAKFQAVQHLVADIAAEAALARAATDGALAEVMSTDWAAEPILSSSRAEPILSSSRAGRLDFLVAVARSCAGHAASVVVRNAHQVHGAIGTTREHRLHEFTARALAWRSEYGSVQAWDDALTDHAITAGTRGLWALITTTDSRT from the coding sequence ATGATGTCGGCGGTGTTCGCCGCGCACCGCGAACATCACGGCCCCACCGAGGGGCTGGACGAATTGTGGTCCCAGCTCGGCGAACTCGGCCTCGTGCGGCTCACCGGCTCCGAGACGTCCGGCGGCAGCGGGGCGGGCTGGGCCGAAGCAGCCGAACTGCTGCGTGCCGCGGCCTGGCACGCGACGAGTGTGCCTGTGGCAGAACATGATCTGCTCGCCTGCTGGCTGCTGGAGGCCGCCGGGCTCGAGGTGGGCGACACCCGGCGCACCGCCGCGTTGCTCGACGAGTCCGGTACCGCCCGGGCGGTGCCGTGGGCCGCGACGTCGGAGCGCATCGTCGTCCTCTGGCCCGACGGCCCGGCTTTCCGAGTGGCCGACATCGATGCGACGTCTGTAAGACTGACTGCGGGCCGCAACGGCGCCGGCGAACCACGTGACACGGTCGTCGTCGACACCGGCACGCTGACCGGAACGCCGGTACCCGCCACCCTCGTCGCGCAGTGGCGGCGCCGCGCCGCCCTCATTCGTGCCATCCAGGTGTGCGCCGCGCTCGACCGCATCCTGGCACTGACGGTGACGCACGCCCGCGAACGTATCCAGTTCGGCAGGCCGCTGGCCAAATTCCAGGCGGTGCAACACCTTGTGGCCGATATCGCCGCCGAAGCGGCTCTGGCCCGCGCCGCCACCGACGGCGCGCTGGCCGAGGTGATGAGCACGGACTGGGCCGCGGAGCCAATTTTGTCCTCCTCGCGTGCGGAGCCAATTTTGTCCTCCTCACGTGCGGGCCGCCTGGATTTCCTTGTCGCCGTGGCACGTTCGTGTGCCGGGCACGCCGCGTCCGTGGTGGTCCGTAACGCCCACCAGGTGCACGGCGCCATCGGCACCACCCGCGAGCACCGCCTGCACGAGTTCACCGCCCGCGCGCTGGCCTGGCGTTCGGAATACGGCTCGGTGCAGGCGTGGGACGACGCGCTGACCGATCACGCCATCACAGCGGGCACCCGCGGGTTGTGGGCATTGATCACCACGACAGATTCGAGGACATGA
- a CDS encoding acyl-CoA dehydrogenase family protein: MNMTRLVPPVAGDPHGLDDVRLQVRQFVAEQQQAGRIGRSADCWLTGWDEDFTRALAARGWLGMTVPVEYGGHGRSHQERFVVTEELLAAGAPVGAHWIADRQIVPSLLKYGTESQKRKFLPAIAKGECYFAIGMSEPDSGSDLASVRTKAEPVDGGWRITGAKVWTSGAHLAHAFICLARTAPLDPAHRHDGLSQFIVDLRTPGVDIRPIISMNGKHHFNEVILDEVFVPDGPDGMVFGTIGAGWQQVTSELSFERSGPERFLSTFPLLADVAGHMSARTLPRHTDLGRYVARIAGLHQMSTAVAGALQRHEPADTAAAVVKVLGTTTEGDIADFADVLGIPDEIDDDDPYRTMLADAVVQRAGFTLRGGTNEVLRGVIARGLGMR, encoded by the coding sequence TTGAACATGACCAGGTTGGTGCCGCCGGTGGCAGGCGACCCGCATGGGCTCGACGACGTGCGGTTACAGGTCCGGCAGTTCGTCGCCGAACAGCAGCAGGCGGGCCGGATCGGACGGTCCGCCGACTGCTGGTTGACGGGCTGGGACGAGGACTTCACCCGGGCGTTGGCGGCCAGAGGCTGGCTCGGGATGACGGTTCCCGTCGAATACGGCGGGCACGGCCGCAGCCATCAGGAACGGTTCGTGGTCACCGAGGAATTGTTGGCCGCAGGCGCGCCCGTCGGAGCCCACTGGATCGCCGACCGCCAGATCGTGCCGTCACTGCTGAAGTACGGCACCGAGTCGCAGAAGCGAAAGTTCTTGCCTGCCATCGCCAAAGGGGAGTGCTACTTCGCGATCGGCATGAGCGAGCCGGACTCCGGCTCGGATTTGGCCAGCGTGCGGACCAAGGCCGAACCCGTCGACGGCGGTTGGCGCATCACCGGAGCAAAGGTGTGGACGTCGGGCGCTCATCTCGCGCACGCCTTCATCTGTCTGGCCCGTACCGCCCCGCTCGATCCGGCGCACCGGCATGACGGCCTGAGCCAGTTCATCGTCGATCTGCGCACACCCGGTGTCGACATTCGGCCGATCATCTCGATGAACGGCAAGCACCATTTCAACGAGGTCATCCTCGACGAGGTGTTCGTGCCGGACGGCCCCGACGGCATGGTGTTCGGAACCATCGGCGCAGGCTGGCAACAGGTGACCTCCGAGCTGAGCTTCGAACGCAGTGGCCCCGAACGGTTTCTGTCCACCTTCCCGCTCTTGGCTGACGTCGCCGGACACATGAGCGCTCGGACGCTGCCTCGGCACACCGACCTCGGTCGCTACGTCGCCCGCATCGCCGGGCTGCACCAGATGTCGACCGCGGTCGCGGGCGCGCTGCAACGCCATGAACCGGCCGACACGGCGGCCGCGGTAGTCAAGGTGCTGGGCACCACGACCGAGGGCGATATCGCCGACTTCGCCGATGTGCTCGGCATTCCCGACGAGATCGATGACGACGACCCGTACCGCACCATGCTCGCGGACGCCGTGGTGCAGCGCGCCGGATTCACCTTGCGCGGCGGCACCAACGAGGTGCTGCGCGGTGTCATCGCCCGGGGATTGGGGATGCGGTGA
- the mrx1 gene encoding mycoredoxin Mrx1 yields MTATSSGLTMYTTSWCGYCRRLKTALRAEGIGWTEVDIEGDPAAAEFVGSVNGGNHVVPTVKFADGSTLTNPSVKQIKAKLG; encoded by the coding sequence ATGACTGCTACGTCCTCCGGTCTGACCATGTACACGACCAGCTGGTGCGGCTATTGCCGGCGGCTGAAGACAGCCCTGCGCGCCGAAGGCATCGGCTGGACCGAGGTCGACATCGAGGGCGACCCCGCCGCAGCAGAGTTCGTGGGTTCGGTCAACGGCGGCAACCATGTGGTGCCGACGGTGAAGTTCGCCGACGGGTCGACGCTGACCAACCCGAGCGTCAAGCAGATCAAAGCCAAGCTGGGCTAG
- a CDS encoding IS481 family transposase: MSHRNAPLSETGRLRLARCVVDDGWSLRRAAERFQVAVTTAARWAGRYREQGEAGMVDRSSRPRHSPNRTPTRIERRIIKVRVLRRWGPARIAYLLGLNVSTVHRVLTRYGLAKLRWLDRPTGRVIRRMESAACGDMVHVDVKKLGKIPAGGGWRMLGKSVGKRNKQADKSSGQQTKHHNPVRGYHFLHSAIDAHSRLAYSELLSDERKDTAAAFWLRANAWFTRHGITVRKVLTDNGSCYRSHAFGEALGGIEHRRTRPYRPQTNGKVERFHRTLADEWAYARLYTSDAERCAEYPRWLHTYNHHRGHTALGGQPPASRVPNLSGQYN, translated from the coding sequence GTGTCACACCGTAATGCCCCGCTGTCAGAAACTGGTCGTCTGCGCTTGGCCCGTTGTGTCGTCGATGACGGCTGGTCGCTGCGCCGCGCGGCCGAGCGATTCCAGGTCGCGGTTACCACAGCGGCACGCTGGGCAGGCCGCTACCGCGAGCAGGGTGAGGCCGGCATGGTCGACCGCAGCTCACGCCCACGCCACAGCCCCAACCGCACGCCCACTCGTATCGAGCGGCGGATCATCAAAGTTCGCGTACTGCGTCGCTGGGGACCTGCACGCATCGCATACCTGTTAGGACTCAACGTTTCCACGGTGCACCGGGTCTTGACTCGTTACGGCCTGGCCAAATTGCGTTGGCTCGACCGCCCCACGGGACGGGTCATCCGCCGGATGGAATCGGCTGCCTGCGGCGACATGGTCCACGTTGACGTCAAGAAACTGGGCAAGATCCCCGCCGGCGGCGGCTGGCGGATGCTGGGAAAGTCAGTCGGCAAACGCAACAAACAAGCCGATAAGAGTTCGGGGCAGCAGACCAAGCACCACAATCCAGTGCGCGGCTATCACTTCCTGCACAGCGCGATCGACGCGCATTCGCGTTTGGCCTACTCCGAGCTGCTCTCTGATGAGCGCAAGGACACCGCCGCCGCTTTCTGGCTGCGAGCCAACGCCTGGTTCACCCGGCACGGCATCACCGTACGAAAAGTATTGACCGACAACGGTTCCTGCTACCGATCACACGCATTCGGCGAGGCACTGGGCGGCATCGAGCATCGCCGCACTCGGCCGTATCGACCGCAGACTAACGGCAAAGTGGAGCGTTTCCACCGCACTCTGGCTGACGAGTGGGCCTACGCGCGTCTCTACACCAGCGACGCCGAACGCTGCGCCGAATATCCCCGCTGGCTGCACACCTACAATCACCACCGCGGCCACACCGCACTCGGCGGCCAACCACCCGCCAGCCGCGTACCTAACCTCTCAGGTCAGTACAACTAG